ttaatagaaatgaaaacaagaaaagtgtattgtatttttggaaaaaagcaacgtttcaaaacaatttcctacatttctgcgcgaaatgcaccaaaaactctaaactattgtgttgttttagctcttaaatatggcatatttagaaaactgttataatcttggaatgctttctaTGTAGgtagtcatccaaattaaatagttagaccataccttgctggacaacagtgttcttaaataatttgatacctaaagttgtcattttagcaattattaaattttgttagcctcctttacaaagcattagagaacatttttaagcggtgagtaaaaactcatctaagagTGTGAATCCCCCCCCtaatgaaaagtctggatccgcccatGTCTTTTATTCACCgccttatttttagaaaaaaaaaatacaattgatcGCGGTATGTTCAAAACTGCACTTCCTTTCATAGAGCTCTGTTTGAGTGAGCTGTCCACTAAAGTTTCCTGTCTCTTTTATTATTTCGATAAGATGTTGTTTTGTTGGAGCGAAACTTTCAGAAAATGTTCGCCTTTACTTCGCTCTTGACTGCgactttttaacaaatcgatGAACAAAGTTACAACTACGCAGTAGTTTTATCCACTTTGAAAATCGGCCCCCTGAAAATAAGGCTTCCTGAAAAAACattatgaatgtttaaattttgaattcttagTTAATCGGGAACTTTATTTGATTGACGTTTTTCCGTTGGCCAAGTTTCTGGGCTGAAGTAGAAACGATGGACCTACAAACCATCGACCATGTGACTTCGTCGGCCACATTTTCCTTAGACGGGTCCCACATCCACTTTGCAATATCAGAGAGCTCCAAAAGATCAGTAACACAAAACGCCACAAATCGCTTATATATGCGATGGTCTGATGGAAGCACAGCCGGAgttagaggtccagaggcctcggagcaaattattttcaaagtaaaataaacaattttttttactcgagttattcaataaataattcattgcacaaatacatataaatataaacggaaaaaagaattatctgaaattaaattttaggattAATAAACGGAACTTTTCaagcttttttcgccgaaaaatcgttgatgtttttgtttaaatctagTTCTCGGAGtgaatcgctttcaatgctaaggagagaaagcttcgatagacggttttgtcccgTAGTGGTTCGAAgccagcatccatcttctcgatgtgattcaggaatccaaatcttgaacgtacagcttcataggcatgcaatctttcagtaagaaaaACGGATAGCTGATCAATAACTGGGATGAAGACGGATTCAACCTCGCATTTCTTGTTCTGGTGCaggtgcgtgattgtacattTTTATCAGTATGGGATATATTTTTagctgcttcctcgtatttattgccgattcaagaatcattttcggttCTTGCACCACCTTGTTTGCAGTGTTGAAACGCttcaagatatcgttccaaaatgttgcaaacaaagtggtttcgagaccactcatcttctgaaAAAGGTTGCTTCATTCCTTACGATGTTTTTATGCTcttaattggaagatatgctggttagatcTTCTTCGGTTTCTGACGAATATtcgttgactaaggcttttgTAGCTTCAGTTCGACAAAACCAAGGAGTGTCGTTGAGCTtcttcaagactaaaaacttgACGCTTTTCGTCTCccataatttctcaatcagaatttcGTGCCGCTCTGTACTttctgtgaaaaacgtgtacaaattccGTACCAAATgaaagaattgaacagccgatggacatattattgaattgaagaacaCCGATTCTTCATATAcagcaattaatttatatgttaatatatctataagaaaaaaaacattgtcgGGACACGGAATTGAATACCCAACCTCTGAGGTTGCGGGCAAGTACCACCCCACTCAGCCATTAAGCAATTGGTGCACTCTCTCAAGATGGGTAGTGAATTCTAAGCGCTTATTACCAGGGCCATTTGAGATTtcgatatttcactgattgtctgattggagtgaacaaatatagatcattcatttttattttgttttgtgatcaatatatttaataatcatgtatgtacaaagtactgtaAGCTGTAGGTAAAcgaaaaagagcaaaaaaaatacatatcgaacgaaaagatgtttactagtgtATATTAGTTGGAATTTGGAGCAAACATTTTCCCAGGTGTCTATTGTGGGGGCCCCCCGTTTGTGGATGACCTGGGCTTCCAGGAGAGAACATTTGTTGaatcataacaaaaaattatcttattGATCTAGCTTATCCACGTTCtcgatatgtttttaaaaaagaatgtctatacttgacagtacgtccgaaaatGAGCTTAAGGGTAAACTAAAAAGCATTCCTGTAATTTCAAGTATTAttgctgaattgtttgagggcggaatgtaactggctaattcaaaaaaggaatgaaacattgcggcggtgttcgagtgatgtaaatgttttggttttagATTAGTCtactatcattttcaaagctcttttttggatcctatcCAAGAaacataaacttatttttgggCACCTTCCCAAATATGCTAGATGCtagttaaatttaagttttggacgaatgaaggaaGAACAAGAACGTtgaacaatttcttgcaccTTTGGAGAATTTTTAAGCACCTAGCAACGTTTTTGGCAACATCAAAAGATGGTGCAAGTTTTGCTTTGATAGTTTTGCGCATGTTAAAGAGACTTTTGGACAGGAAAGAAGAAGGGCCATTGTAAGAGTGGAGTTATCGTCGCAGAGATGGCAGAGTGGAGgtgcttctttatttttattttttttcaaagataatgTTGCTGGGATAGATTGCTCTGTCCCCGTTTggatttagatttttgtatgaGTGGTTGTAGTTTGTCCAagattcttttcttttgaacttCCAGTTTTCTAGAAGTAAATTGGTAGTATCTTTTTTATTGTGttggaaaaaagctttgaatggTTCTTTTTTCGCTGATTTGGCTCCTGCGTTAGCTGCTTCGTTGCCATTGATTCCAACGTGGCCGGAAATCCAGATTATCTTTAAAGTTTTGGGATTTAGGATGAGATGGTGTCTTATTGTTTCTACTATTTCAAACGAGTTCGAAATGTTTTCTATAGCCTTTATAGTTGAAAGGCTATCCGAAAATATGGACGTTTTTCTTTTCTCGGAATGTGTTATCGCTTGGTATATAGCAAACGCTTCGGCAGTAAAAGTGGATGTGTGAGAGGATAGTAGCCCTTTGGAGACAACGGAACCAGTGGCGCCAACAACAGCAAACGAGGTGTACGTGTCCCCTTTGGATGCGTCTGTAAATAGTAGTTTCCATCCAATAGATTTGTAGTTTTCTGCGAtttcttgaaaaagttttttgtacATATCATCAGAGGTTGAATTTTTTGGATAGTTGCAAAGTTCGGTGTTTATGGTGTTACTTGGAAGGTTGCAAAGTGGTTCGCTATTCTTTGCGTAGTTATGAATAGAGATCGGAACATCAAAGTTCTTTGCGAACGTGAGTGCCCTACATAAAGTTGATTGGATTCTTTGATGGCTCtttcgattcaaaatttgtttgacttcTGGATAGATGGATGTTCTGTAAgaagagtttatttttgtaattattttggcCGTGAGCAAGTCAATTCTGTTCGTTAAATGAGGAAGCCCAGCTTCAGTTAATATGTTAATGATGGGTGTTGAGCGTATGGCTCTCATGCAGCTTCTGGTGGCGGAGTGGTAAGGTGTTGTGATAAGTcgcgaaataaaaacaataaatattttttctctaATTCTTGCCCACCATCTCCATCTTTATTGAAATGTGCAAAGGACATGATTTCTCGCAGTTTTGCCAACGGAAAAAATCGGGGACACAATTTAAATACCGTCACATGGAATGATACGCGTTGTTGCTCCTTTGTTCGTAAACAATGATTTGTGTGTCTAAAAACCCaacaaacattattcttcacCGATCGGTTTTCTTCATGTCCTTGAAtttaatgttgatttttttatctTGGaaagtcatttaaattttaggcTGAGAAAAGTAAGCAGAGGTAGATAAGGCCCCACCATAGCAAATagcaaaataaaaccaaattttaatacCAGAAAATCATATCAgattatatatttaaacatagaattaatataaagaaattaatttgacaaaacGAATTTCCAAAACTTCGAATTACCGAgcgattgtttttaattttaaaatccatcGTCATCGTCCTCAGCCATCTCCTTTGCCAATTCCAAATCTTGTTGTTCACGTTCACGCCGTTCCTCTGCACTTTCAAGGTCCTTACCATAAGATTTTGGTGGATAGCGCATTGCTTTGACGCTCTGATTATGCAGATCTAGGCAAAATGAAATTCTCTCATGGAATGCCAGCTGCGGCTCTCGTGTGCTGTAAACGTCAGTGCTTTCCTTGCTGCGCATGCATCCCTTCGCCGGGTCTGATGTAGCCTCGATAACAGCTTCAATAACCCCATCGCGAATCGCTTTAGCAACAATAAATTCAGCATCTTCAGCTGAATCAAGCATTAGACGCTTAGCAATATCTTGAGGGGAAATTCTCGAATAAGACAACCCAATCGAACGAATTGCAGTCTTAATTACATTATGACGCAAGCGTATGATGAGAGTGTAGGTATGATCCTGTTGAAACTGTGGACCAAAATTCTCAACAACTTCTCCGAATCGCTGAAGATTACCCATGCGGACTGCCTGTGTAAGTTGAAAATATGGTGCTAGAGATTTCCTGAGTGCAGGCTGACGGAAAACCTGTCTTTCGGGAATGTTTCCCAAAAGCAATTCCACCACTATGATAACCTTCTGCACAGTCTGTCTAAATCCAACGGCAGTGGCCTGAGGAGCCTTTCGAAGTGCCTGGACAAGGTGTTTATGTGCAACACTGTATTCTAGCTTGGCGGCTTTTATTCTGCCTAAGTAGTAGAGGAATCGAGCCCATTCATTGTTACCAGCTGTATCTGGATAAACAGACTTCTTAACAAGTTTATCAGCTTGATCATAAAGCGAGTAATGAAGATAGTTGCGAAGAAGGCAATTAATGATGACAGCTTGGCCTTCAAAGTCGTTGCGCAGAGTTGCAGTTCGCAAGCGGGCATGGAGGAATCCCCTTATGCTCTCCAAGTCATTAGATAACTCTGCGACGTACGAACGATAGAAATAAGATTTTGCTGCAATCAGGTCAAGAGTTCGACGGTTTTGATGGAGAATCTTGTTCATTAGCAACTCCGAGCATTTAGAAGCTTGGTCTAAAATCCTTTCATCAATAAGCTTAAGCAAGACGATAAGGTAAAAATATGCATCGACCTCGGGAACTGGTGCTTTAGTGGCAGCTCGATTTTTCAATCCTTCTAATTCTTGCACTTCACCAGGAAGGGAAGAGATAAATCCCAGCACACAATCCCTATCCGCTCCAGAGGGATAAATGTACACGGCCATATTCTTCAAAACAATGCTACTAGTCTTTCGGCGAGTACTTGGCAAACTACGAATAACTCGAAGGATAAACCTGCacaaagaaataatattcaTTGTTAGCAGATGGTTTATGGTCAAGTTAATGCAAAATTTCATACCTTGATTCCTTACTGACGATAGCTTTCTCGATTTGCCGAATATGCTCGCGGATTTCCAAAATAGTTGTTATATCTCGctcttttttgatttcttcGGGATTTTCTGCAATCGCTTCggaattttccatttcaatatcattgatTACTTGGTTCGCTGATCCACCCATTgttgttctttatttattttttatttattaaaagtactATGCTGAGTCCGGCAACTTTGATTTTCTGATTTTCTCACAAAGACAATTGGAATGAAGGCAGAGCGTAGAGGATGACGATTCAGAAATCTGAATTGTAAAGCCGATAGCACTAGATTAACAAATTTCCAGTCTTATTCCAGTGCTAATAATTGAGACTACAGTTGTACGCTGGACTAGTTTACAAGAGCTTCAACGTTGATTGGGCCGATTATGAACTTTTTATGAGTTGAAGTCATCGTCCACGCGAACAATACAACAAGTACAAATAGATACATTTGATATGCTTTTCACACAGAATCCAATACCCagttttcgcgaaattatcggttttcgcagaaaacctacatcgaaaactcaagttttctcatacatttttgataaaacacaagttttcgtaaaacacaagttttatataaaacttctcgaaaactagtagtaattcaaagttgaactaaacgaacaaacctttcgaaacattcatagctcaaataaatgtaaacaaaactgatGATGATGGCTGAAAACTGAACtaatggctgctgtcaaaacaaatatttcattttgaaataaattggtcgttgtaagtaatattatttatacattatTGCAATAGGGCAGCCCATCActacagcttcagtgatcgctttggatgagagtaattttggtacgaatctggaactaagaattgaccttttctacttcagccataaggacctacaagAAATccttcagaatcttctcaactccacctataagttgctcggacggccacaaAATATGGTGATTCTTTAACAAGCTTACCTCTGTTCACATATTTCTTTGTCGATTAAGATCTTAAAGCTTTTCTTTCTAAGTTCCAggatttggaaaagaaaaagactttttttatgGTAGAAGCCTGagataatgaaaaaaagtttaagaaaatcaTCATAGTTTGTTcaactttcttttaatatatttaaataaatttcaattggttagaattcattttattttcacaaataatttgaggagaacaaaattttttactcacaaattttttcatcaattcaaaatttgacagatggtgttaaataaatttaaatgtcaaatgaaaacgcgtttggtgtgaacgattttcgggttttagAAACTTTTTGCCAAAAACCCGGTTTAGGGATTGGTGTGAAACTTCAACATTGAGTACATCACCCTGGCAggttttttcttatacaaaagtACATTAGGACTGCAGTGTTTTCCAAGTTACTTATTCTTATCTCAAAAACCCTTTATATCAGAGTTCAGTAACTTTATGCTAGTTGTTCTAATTTTAGAGCGTTTTGCTTAAATGCCATATTTTGGTTTTATAGTgcacaaaatttgtttcaagagatataaattatatttcgaaTAATAATGCAAATACACATAATATTATCTGctttaagaaattaagaaaacatattttaaatagtttttttaaaactgagtTCGAGAAGAactgtattttcattttctctTATCTTTGTGtacaaaacttaacttttttagtaaacttttatatatacaaCTTCCAACCAACTTGAAGTACGGTGAATGTACAAAGAACAGAAAAGAAATTGTGAAAtacgaaaaacaaatttgagttCGGATGAGAAAAAGAATTTGTCAATCCTCGTGAGTCAACATGCTTCAAAAATTTGGATGATATTATCCAAAAGATTAATTGAGTTATCTTCACAACGCTCTTCTGTCAGAAATTAGCTCAGGCCTTAAGTttgtagaaaaaatataaactaaattttaactcTATCCATGTGCTATGAATTATTAGggattaaaaaactttaaaatccgTTTCTGGGTTTGTCTCATAATTTCCGTAATTAAGCTTTATGGCttaatcacaaacacgcttcagcttcggcttcatctGCGTTAcagtgggcctgcttcgaggctgctttgaatgacattt
This window of the Eupeodes corollae chromosome 3, idEupCoro1.1, whole genome shotgun sequence genome carries:
- the LOC129949592 gene encoding probable 26S proteasome non-ATPase regulatory subunit 3; the protein is MGGSANQVINDIEMENSEAIAENPEEIKKERDITTILEIREHIRQIEKAIVSKESRFILRVIRSLPSTRRKTSSIVLKNMAVYIYPSGADRDCVLGFISSLPGEVQELEGLKNRAATKAPVPEVDAYFYLIVLLKLIDERILDQASKCSELLMNKILHQNRRTLDLIAAKSYFYRSYVAELSNDLESIRGFLHARLRTATLRNDFEGQAVIINCLLRNYLHYSLYDQADKLVKKSVYPDTAGNNEWARFLYYLGRIKAAKLEYSVAHKHLVQALRKAPQATAVGFRQTVQKVIIVVELLLGNIPERQVFRQPALRKSLAPYFQLTQAVRMGNLQRFGEVVENFGPQFQQDHTYTLIIRLRHNVIKTAIRSIGLSYSRISPQDIAKRLMLDSAEDAEFIVAKAIRDGVIEAVIEATSDPAKGCMRSKESTDVYSTREPQLAFHERISFCLDLHNQSVKAMRYPPKSYGKDLESAEERREREQQDLELAKEMAEDDDDGF